The window AACAACGATGGAATAGTGTTGCGCTTGAATAATGAACAAATCTCTTTTCAGATCGGCCATGGTTGATGGAGCCCCGCAAAGTTCAGAAACTCCAGGAGAAGATCTACTTTTCTCTGCAGCACATTATGCAGAAGAACCACATGGACGAAGATGCATTGGCTAAGGTAAGACAACCCGTCATATCCGcaaatactttttctttttactcatttaatatgtttttttttttaaacataactttttaaatgtatggTAAGTGAAAACACCTGAAATCCTGTTAATGTTATCGTTATGTGACAACTAGAGGTacaattgaacttttttttttattcgttGCAGTTGCATTTTGTTAAGATTTCCTATTCAAATATGAATTTATTCATAGAATAAGTACATGATGAAATAATTTTCATCAatgcattaatttttttccatttgattgAGAATTCAAAATGTGGATCATTTTTCTTAAAAGCAGAATGCGCATTTGTCTATTTTCGTGGTTCTCATGTTTAACGCAAAGGTCAATGTGCCGCATGCTTGCCTTTATGTCAAATGGGATTTGAACAACCAGTGTGATCTCAGTCACTTTGAGTGCGCTTCCTATCCGATGCCCTGTATAGCAATTGATCTAACTATCTTTCTTTTATCCTCTTCCCTGTCAGCTGATCAGTCGTATCCCAACACTGTCTGCTCTGTGTACGCTCCACACGGAGGAGCTTCAAGCTTTCCAGCAGCTTCATCCAGAAACAGTCAACGTTCTCTTCCCGCCACTCTATAAAGAACTGTTCAATCCAGACCCGAACTCTGCCATGTCCATGCCCAAGTGACTGACTGCCTATTGCGCCATTGCAACAAACTATTTCAGTGGAGGAACAAAAGAATACAAGGACAGCTATGTCTGACAAGACGACATTGGTAATATCTACCAAGTTCACAGCTCCTCTTGTTTCATTTGAGACTGGGGAGGTGAGTGGTCATCCGACACAAACTTACACTTAGCGCCAACAATACGTACTAGGAATGTCCAGCACTTGTCCCATCCTGTTCACCGATACAGTCTGAAGAATGTATATAGAAATGAAACATGCCCCAAGCCACAACCTGAGCAGGGGTTACTTCTTGTCTTCTGACCAGAAATGTacagactttaaaaaaaagaaaattctaaGAACAATTTATACTGTTCGTCTTAAAATATCGGTAcatcaaatttattttacatttgaaaaagaaaaacctttttgttTAGATTTTTTCTCCGAAATGAAGAAATAGTTTTAAAAGGCTGAATGGGGGAGGGAACTGAGGAATTAGAAAAGCTATTGTAGATATTCTCCTAGTACAGAGCAGATTCCAGTATTACTTCTGTTAAAATAAGTTAGTCCTAATTTAAATATACAACAGTCCACCGTGGCTGATTATTCCTTGTCTAAGTGTTTTAATTTTAACGGATACTTTCTTGTGTACAGAATTTGTAAAGTTAAGACTTGTAAAGGAATACTGGGTAAAACTGGGAgttgattttcatttgtttatatatAGAAGCCTTGTCTGGATTTTGTTCATACGTATAGAAGGAACAGCATCCTTCTGATGCAAACATGTAGAGATGTAAAGAAGAACATATGAtggattaacaaaaaaaaagaaatagctaCTTTTCAAGATGGATACGGTAATATTCTATATTGTTGCTGCAATAAGTGAATCCAAAAAGCTGGATTGCTTTTTAACAATCACGGAGAAACAACCAAtatgaaaatgcaatttcaaaatcaaactCATGTCTTTGTCAAGAAAATTCCCATAACCGTGCCCCATATAGTATGACAGGGCACTGACTTCAGGGTGGTGGGAATTTTTTACCACTGGAGAGCAAGATGAGAAATGAAACTTAATCTTAATTTAAGGTAACGTTCTAATCTTCAAAGACCTGAATTACTGCTGTATCTCCTCATCCCTCCCATCACTATTTGCACAATCGAGTCCCTGGACATCCTGGGCCACTCCGGGCTGTGAATATGAAGGAACCCAGTGAGCAATAACTTTTATcctgccttcttttttttttttttttaatctttaagaTTTCCTTTTCTGTTGTTTGGAACAGGGTAGCAATTTCTACTAAAATGCACTATATTAGAAGGTACTAAATTCCATCACAGGCTGTTTTTAGTGTTTTAGCAAGACACAAAATGGGCTGTGGTTAGAATATACACAGAGCACTGGTTGCCAGATATGAACAAAAATCATTCTAAATACCAATGATCACTTCGTAAATGAAAACGTACACAGAAAAACGTGATAGACAATCAATCAGCTTTGCTTTTTGTTAGCAGTTACATATTTATTAGCACTTACAAATggacgttttgtttttaattgttctGCCTTAATATTGGTTTAACTTCAATTTGGCCGCTGAGTAACAAATGCACACTGAATTTTCCAAGGCAAGGACACTTGCATGGAAAGTACAGAGTCGGCTTGAAAGGTCTGTGCAGTCCTGCTTTTAGCCACTAGATGCTCCGTATGCATTATTTTTGGTCAGGAATGACAAGGCCTCACCTAAATTAATTGTTAGTATTGGCACCAATTTAGGAAAGCATTTCAATAAATTATTGTACAAGTGTTTCAATTATGTGCACACAAAAATTTTTGACATTTGCTGAAATTTCAATACTGTTCTTTCTTACACAGTGGCCAAATGTAATGCTTGCTGTACGCATGGACATTGTTATTTGTTAAATGAATTCAATAAATATGGATTTAGTTGATTCAACCTCTCACCCCACAACCCAGATCAGTGGCCAGTGACTCTGTAAGACAATCAATCACTTGCTCATTAAGGCTTGATGCACTACATAGCATCTCTCAGGGAGCAAGTCTTTTCTGACTTTGCATTAGAAGAGGGTTTCATATTTTTGCAAATTTATGAGAACAAAagtttttaatgaaaatagGAATACTTTTTGCGATAAAAAGCAGCATATGATAGCAATGGAATCTGCCCAGACAAGGCTTTGAttagtgtgtgcgcgcgtgcgtgcgtgtacaGGGCATGAATTCACTGTCCAAATCTTATGTCCAGATTATATGATAAGCATGGTGACGTATAGCACAAGGAGAGCTCTAATTGCTCCATATCAGTGTGCTCTTGTCATCACTTGCGTTCACTTATGTTTACTGCTTATTTTGCTGCTTATGGGACCATGTGGGAAGTTCACTGGCAAACTGTGAATCATGCAACATCACAACGCTGGACAGTGAATTCCAACTCTGAAGTTTTTGTgtgagatgtttttattttcccttgtTAGACTGTGAATCAGAGAGGTGGGATGGGGTTGTGAGAGGATGTGCTGGCAAAAACGAGTGGTAACATAACACTGTAAGTAAGACACTGTAGCAATAAGAACTGGAGGCATTTACTACTGCCATGTTTGCATTgtaagattattttttattttattactattTACTGTTATTATTGTTCTTATTATGTCTACTATTCTCTATTACTATTAGCCTATTGTTGTTCTGTTCTATTTGCATGACGTTTCATtgcaatgaaacattttgggcATATTGGTGTTTTGTCACCCTTCTGGGAGGGATAAATGGCAGGGTGGGTTTAAAACGGGATCCAGAATTAAGTCAGCTCTAAGTGATTTTCCAACAATATGAAGGActtctaaataaaatattattatttatacacaAGGAATTTAAGAAATACTGTTCAACTGGgtgaaaattcttttttttttgttttttttctggaaccTTTGAATGTGTGAGTTGCTATCACCAGTCAGTGAACGGCCCATTCTGTACTGGCCTTATTGAACCGGATCAGAGACTCTTACGCGCATGCTGTGGGGGGAGGCAAACTTTTCTGAATGTTATGGAGTCTGTTTGTTCAGTGTGAGGGACTGAACTCAATACGCCTTTACCACTCCATcaacacagacaaaaacagtacatTTGAAAACGCACAATAAAACTAGTCAACATGATGGCTCTGACAAAATGCACAGACATTTTAATAcacttgttttttaaattacatttccTACACGTTGTCCAAGACACTAACTACACCCATGAAACCGTCCTTACCTTTCTTAAAAAGAacccgagtgtgtgtgtgtgtgtgtgtgtgtgtgtgtgtgtgtgtgtgtgtgtgtgtgtgtgtgtgagagagagagagagacggaggGAGATACAGTGAGACTGAGACAATGTTTTGTCTACCGATGCTTTTTAAACTTTCTCGATGCATTACACATGCGTGCAATTCAAATAGTGTTGAAAattgttaatttattttttagaatgTCTGCGTACAAGCAAgagcaaatcaaatcaaatgtagCAATCTGTAAACAATACCTATAAAAAAGGTATTTGGCCTTACGGAATCTGTTTTACACAGgactaacaaaacaaaattaaaaaaaaattctacatACAAAAGGAAatctttccttttgtttttaaagtgccATAGCTAGTGAGAAGAGGAATGATTGGAAGTGAGACGTAGATGCTTTACTGTCTTGAGTTCACTTGTGAAACCAATCATAAAAAGAGTAAACTCAagaaaaatgtgcatttgaaTACACTGGCAAacagtttttacatttgatgcTTTCTTCATTTGGTCATCTAGGACTCTGCAGGACTCTGAGCTCTGACTATCAATCCATGAGCGCCTCTgtacaaacattttctttttcacatcAGAATGATATTATGCGTATGCGTGAATGCATgtatacatttgcatttaattgtgTCGTAGACACCCACGTTACGGATTAGAATGGGTTGAAGTTCAGAGCTATGCAGGGCCCTTTACTGAGTCCTCCTTtgatatgtgtgtatatataatgTGAAGGTCTGAAGTGATTTTGTTAAATTCTATATTTTATCGCTTTTGTAGACATTTTGttgtgggaagaaaaaaaaatacaataaattttATGGGTGAAATTCTGCCTCGTTTTTCTTTcgtacacatgcacacgaTTGCTTATTTGAGCACTTGTATAACCGCTGTGTGTAATGGCTAACGCACAGATATTTTACCAGAGTTGTCTGTGCAAAAGCTGCAATATCAGcacgtcatttttttccccctgcttCAAGGGATAAAAGTAACATGATGCTTTTAGCCTAGACGTTATTTACTCCCTCATCCTCTTGTTCTGTTTCCCCTGGTGTAGGTTCTGCCTCACCGCTGTTCTTGCATGTGTCCAGATGCCTCCTTAAAGCTGAACAAGAGATACATCAATAAGCGACATGTCGCTTCAATATCATAGTCATTAGCACAAGAAAGAGAATACTGACAGGGCTTAGAGGAAGTCCATGCTTCCATCATGAATAATTTGGTTTGATTTGTTATAGAAATCTTGGAGAGGACataagaggaggaagaggaaacaCAACGTACCTTTGAAATATCAAAACAACTGTGactgtatgtttgtgtgtttgtttgctgcacttgtttgtttttgagcaCAGTTCCTTTCCGAGCAAGTTATCCTCTAGATGCTGGTCTCGTGTCTACCCAGAGACATTAATTAATAGCTAATCAAAGCTAATGTCTCAGCAGCACATTGCCAGCACAAAGACATGATTAATACGTAATCAAAGGCGATGCAGCGCAAACGCACAAAGCAGAAGCCACCCCCAGCCACCCCGCCTCGAACACCACAGTTGTTATAGAAATAAACGAACGCTCGCAGCTTAATTAGCTGGCTGTTGATATGTGTTGTCTTCATTTGAAGTTGTTGGGGATTTATCTCAGAGCCAACTTTGGCCTCCTGAGTGACAACATTGAGGTGACAGTGCATTAATACATGCAACTCTTATTTTATCACACATTGTCTCCTTCTCtgattttaaatccaaaagcTCTAACCTGAGAGGCCCAATGTGTGGCAGCAAGCACCGCATGAGTGCTTTTGCAGAAAAGCATTGATGGCAGATTCTCCAAGATTGTCCGGGCCAAATAACATCTCGCCCCTGCTGCTACTGTGCAAGGAACAGAGACAGCAGTAAAGATGACAATTATGTTTTAAGTCAAACTTGCGTGAGACAACCTCCGCAGAACTTGAGCTAAATTAAGTTCAAGCTGTTGTAATACCTGTGCATATCTGCCATAATGACTGTTGGATCTGTCAGCTCCTCACCGACTCCTGTCATATGAAATATACACAATTCACAAAACGTTAAGGGTGCTGCCTTTCGGCTGAACTTTCTGGATGAACTTGGATGGACTATAACCTTTTCAAATGAACTTAATTTGACCTTCTCTAAAATTTTGAATCCACATGTCCACCTGGTAAACATCACCATGACTTTCTGTACCCCCTCCAGTCTCCCTGTATCTTTTCCTCAAACTAATGGTGACATTTAAAGCTCAGTGGCTACTTTCCTTTGAGAACATCATGTTAGAAGACTCCTGACGGCAAGATACTTTTGTTCAATTGTTCAGTGGCATCTTAAACTCAGAATACTTTAATTGAACTGGGAAGTTTACTTTAAATTTATTCAGGCTCTTGTTAGAGAACAGCAAGTTGTGAAAGTTAGAGTGCATTCAACTATAGCTACTATATTACATTACTATATGTGACAAACACTTAAAGGTTAGTGAGACCCACCCACCTTGTACATCAAGCACCAGCATTTCTCTGCATGAGTACTCATAGGTCCAGTGTGAGAAGGCGAGGAGTAGCTCTTCCAGTGAACAGGAAGGTGTGATCTCCTCtcctgtgttgttgttgtacttTTGGAAGTTCCCGGACATGTTTCTTTCAATAGTCAGCCACTGGCCATTTGTATGCCAAAGGACCAATGATACGTCCAGAAATCTGGCAACATGACAAATTAATACAGAATTAATGGTGTGTAAAAGTGCAAGTAAAATCCCACTGCTACACATACTTTGGTGAATGTTGAATGTTAGGAGGTTTGATCTGGTTAAACACTTGCATCATCCTGTGTGCTGCCCTCTGCTGCTGAATCTCCTTTAAATACAGACACAGAATGTCACGTTAAAAATGGCAATGGACAATCGCAGGTGATTACTAGCTGAAAGTAGTACTCCTGTCACGGTCAACAAACCAGAAAGGAATGTAAATGGCCCAATTTGCCTCCAATTGGTAGTCTAAATTATTTTGTACCTTTCAGACATTATGAACTCACCCTCAAACAAAGCTGCAGCGCTGTGCTACCGGAAAAGTACTTCTGCCATGCAGACACCACTTCTGGTCTGAAGGCTTTCACCACATACACCATCCCAGGAATAAGCACATCCTGTTCGGCCCACGTGCATAGCACCCTGCAGCCCTGCCGCAGGCCTCCATCCAGTGATCCCTCTTCACTCGGGAGGGGCTGAAGCATTGCAGACAGGCCCCGTGAGGACCATGATGAGACTGTGCTGGATTCAGGGTCAGCCTGTGAGTGAACTTCCTCCAGGGAGTAAATGCTCACCTCTTCACCACCTACAAGAAATTAGAGAGCAAATGTAAGTGGAGGGAATAAATATTAGGATAATGTATCCTAGTTGATCTGTTTGAGCATCTAAAATTAAAAACCAGAAATGATTTGATGTGGATTGCATCAAAATGGGTACCCAGAATGGAAACAGGAGTAAATGGGATTGTGTGAGCCAGTCGCATCAGATTGTTCCTTTCCATGGCTGTTCacatacacaaaaacaaacaaatttaaTAAGGACATAATTATACTAACAATAGCTGTATTATGGGTGTAGAAGACAGGATACGTAAAATATTGTATATTATAGTAAATTCATTTCATTAATACCTGAATAATGTGAATACAACAAATCCGTGGACTGGAATGAGGAACTACCTGAAAATATGTCAGGACAGTAATTTCATGCTGTACAACTATTTTACACACatactatatataatataatataatataatataatataataatcttATTTCACAATTACCTTCCACAGCAATAGCACTCTGCAGTCTGGAGTAGGCATATACAAATTTAGGGTTGTTGATTTAATGATCCATATATACTGTGGTCAGCCAAAAAAGGACAGTCAGACTTACGAAGATCTGCGACTCATTGATTTTGTCCAGCTGCTCCATGCTGAATGAGTGGGGCTCAAAGGATCCTGAATGATATATAGTCCCCCAAAGTATAAAATAATGTCTACTGATACGTTTGGTTAGATTTACGGTACCTGATAAGAACACACTTGCTTCTGCAAATCCAAGGGTtcaaaatctttaaaaaaatgtaacaacaaaaaacattttaaacaataaCATTCGACAACCAGTTTATGTGCTACACTGTGGCAAACACTTGCTGGCTGAGAGCTAAAATTAAGTATGCACtcaatttattcttttaaaaagTCCAATCGGTGCTTACTAAGGTGACTGAGGCTAGTTGAAGCTGACCAGCATGCAGGTTCTCCTTTCAATTTTTGCCATCTTTTCCAGCAAGCATCAGACAAAAATATATGCATGGTTCCCtattgaaagtaaaaaaaaaaaaagaacaacaacataaGAGAATCGTTTTAAGTGCATGTACTAGGAAAAGACATTACAATAATACTGTAGtcaataattaattattaCAATATTGTAGTATTACAATAttaccaaaaacaaacactcttACGTTGGCTGGGCTGCTTTCTTGTATTTTGACAATCTTTCTATTTGGGGTTTTCCTTCTGTTCAAGGCTTGGGGGAAGTCAGATGACTTAGACCACTCTGCAGAACAAATTATTACAGACACTCAGACCAAATTATTCAAAAAGGATttcaaataattaataaaatgcaCCGAATTGGGATTACTATGTTCTCTCACGAGTATTTTGTGAAATGCTGGTCTAGAAACACAAGAAGAAATGTGCAGACTAAAATGTTAAATGAGACGTGTCACATCTTACAGTCAAATGTCTTGGAACATTagttcaaacattttaaatgacaataGTACCTCTGCTCCTGCTCCACTGTAACGATGTGTCATCTCTGAAATTTCTTTTACCACCTTGCTTGTTCAGTACTTTGTTAAGAAAAGGAAACGATTCCCCCCGTGGAATTTGGGATCTTCCAAAGAAAGTCATATTCTCCACACTGGATGACAAGGATCTGCAGTAGCCATAAGGGTGGTCTCTTGACAGATAGCCCGACCTTGGAGACTTTACAAAAGGTCTGCTCACGGAATGCAGTTGGGTGTCATCCTGACGGAAGATGCAATTTTCAAAATCTTTCGTGACTTTTCCAGGGTCAGAAAGAACATTGCTGGTACTAGGTCTCAATACTTCTAAATTGGAAAGATGATCACGCACTCTGGACTCATCCACTATCTGTTCATCTTCACTGCCTTGATCTTTCTCCTCTTCCATGTCAATTTCCTCACGATTCGGGTACAGGTGTGGATCACAGCTCCACACCTTATAATGTGGTGACTCCAGTCCGCCGTCAGCAATCTTGAAAGAAAGAGGAGACCCACAGGGGGATGTTCCACGTGACTCATAAGGTGTCTGATCAGTGAAACCACTCAGATGGTTTTCAACTCCATGAAGGTGCAAAACTGATGTACTTCGAGAGACACCCACATACAACTCACGAGGATGGTGAGCATCAGGCAACTGTAATTcataaggaaagaaaaaaaaaatcagttgcaGAGTTGAGAGTTGCAGAAAGATTACAAGATACCTCTTTTTCTCCCTCTTCCATTTGTCCTTCCCCTTCTCCCCTACTCCCTCTGATTCCCAGATGAGACTCCTGTGGTGCATGTCTAAGAATGTAGCCTTTGATCAACGAAGGAGGAGTACTTTTACAAGACTTGCACATCAGTCGTCTCGTATTTGACACATCATCCTCCGAGCCACCTCTGTGCAGAGTCCAGCTGTGAGGAAGGACGTGTTGGGATGTTTGGAGTAGTTGGGACTGAGCCAGGCGAGCCTCCTCTTGATGTAGATTGTCAGAGGCAGAGAGCAAGGTCAGTGTGTCCACAGCCAGTGCTGATAGGTCCTGAAGTTGACCCAGCTGAGAGTCCAGTTTCGTGAGATTGTCCTGAATGATGTTGACCTTCTCTGAGACTTCCCCCACCATTGTGCACATCTCTTCGGCTCTATTTGAACacatattgtaaaaataagtCTCTAGCGCTCTATAGCAGTACGTCAATGCTTTtctaaattggaaaaaaaaaagagttgtaTTATAATCATTATAATAAATGTAGCTTAAATGGCTAGTTTtggaaataaatttaaaaaaaagttcctgTTGTGGCACAGAAAGAAATACATTATCTTGAAATTTGTGACAAGCTTTCGTGGGCCTCAAGTTTCACAAATGAGCACTAAAGCAACATAGAATATGGTAcaaattgtcaaaataaaatatggcacaaacaatgatttCCGTGAGACAAAACAATTCAGAGTAGCAATACAACCTGTCTGCTGTGAGTCTGATTCTGTTCATCTGACTGCTGTGGAGATCTTGATTCTTCTCATAGAGGTAGGCCTGTACACATTTCTCCTCAAATTCATGGAGCTTCTTGCGGTCATCACGGGCTAAATAGAGCTCTGGCAAAAGCATGTTCAACCAGAAAAGACACTGTAGTACGTACTACACACTTCATACTCAATAATAAGAAATGTatccatatttaaaaataatttaatgaaaATTATATGTAGACAAACTCACTAAGTCCAGAGCTTCTTTCATCTCCCTCAGCATTTCCATTAAGTCGCTTGTAAATGGCTCGCAAACCAAAAGTCACGTGACTGAGGAAAATTAGGGGAGGAGGCAGCCACGGTCTGTCCTGATAGGTCATTATGTAGCGATAGCGGTTGTACTTCCACAACTTATTGGATGTCGATGCCATATCAAAGTAGATGTTGCTGCCAACAAAAAGACATTCTAAAGGTTAAAAAGTATCTCTCGATATTCAAACTTTAGGTTGGACATATTTTTTGCTGAGGCACTCActtaaaaaatgcaatgagAATGTTGACCATGATTATGTACTGAAAAAACATATAGACAGCTTGAAGGAATGCCGTGAGAAAGGAGGCAGGAGCACATGGTTGACCATCATCACAAGCTgttaacacaaacacacacattaaaacCATCCCCTGATCgacccccaacacacacacacacacacacacacacacacacacacacacacacacacacacacacacacacacacacacacacacacacacacacacacacacacacacacacacacacacacacacacacacacacacacacacaactgaaCCACTAACGATCTATCTCTGATGCGTAGACCTCTCCATAGATCATCCAGTAAGGCTGGAACACAACATCACGAGCTAAACTCCATGACGGGTCCTCATCTGGTGACAGGATAGCCTTCCTGGATACCCCAAAACTCAGCAGTACAATTGCCATCATCACCACAATGAAGAACATGTTCGAGGTCTGGatggaaagagagaaagaaacgGACAAATAGTGATTAACAAAACATTGTACTTTTGAAATTAATGTACATTACCCTCATACATACCATTTTGGTGATCATTGTGAGGTAAGGACCAGCATGTTGATTGACAGCCAGTAGATCCATCACCCTGACAAACCAAAATATAATGTCCAGACAGTAGGCCAACCGTCCAACTGTCCGATATGGATCAGCGTGCCAACGCATCACCAAAGCAAACAGGAAGAGTACGATGGCAAGGAAGTCAGATAAGTTCCAGTACTCTGAGAACCAAATCTTCAGTTTCTGACTCAGCTTCCTTGGTTCTGACATTAACACCTGATAAGGGGTAAGTGACAATTATTAATAATCAAAGTAGcacattttatcattttacaCTTTGGTGTTCTCACCTCTCTGGTTTTCTCCACTGCTGTAgtcaatatatataaaatgaccAACCACTCTTGAACACCTGGTTGATCGTCCATCTTCACTAAGATGGTGTAGGAGAATAACATCAGGAAGGCTATGTATGATATCTGTGGTGGACACAGTTACGGGAAGATGAAGAGAT is drawn from Syngnathus acus chromosome 9, fSynAcu1.2, whole genome shotgun sequence and contains these coding sequences:
- the trpm6 gene encoding transient receptor potential cation channel subfamily M member 6 isoform X3 → MSYKSWIEETFSKRECVKFIPSSRDLHRCIPVCQVCQNLIRCCCGRLMVEHSWQEAPPPTFFTGPEQDVSEDWSLELHTRASPTNAYGTIAFQDSAARVCRAKFVRVAVDSKPEALLQLMLREWQMDRPKLLLTVHGGSENFSLPPKVKQAFTKGLITAARSTGAWILTDGINTGVSKYVGEAVKSFGGHNLRKRNTIGLTSWGVIDNNTDLIGRDVFRPYQPLGNPLSKRAYLNSFHSHFLLVDDGTLGKFGCQEGLRKKLEKHIQLLKIHTRLNQRVPMACVVVEGGPAIVSTVLDYVSSNPPVPVFVFEGSGRAADLFAFLHKHTDTDRQLAADIREGFLVRIGEVFGVDRKEASHLCSLLLECMDHRQSITIFDSESEDQMAPDAAILNTILKGTKASAAEQLSMTLAWDRADIAQKNVLVYGQHWQVGSLEQAMLDALMMDRVSFVKLLIDNGMTMSHFLTVDRLEELYNMPQVQTDQFLHHLVEDVKQTSLPLGYRLSIIDMGLVIEYLIGGAYRSTYTRKHFRTAYNRLQNKEGRRVSTSFLSEQKMGIRSKSQWSGSPQDPHFFRTAQPYKRKDQNVLRGTSEKAVWNPGLCEAPLVFSFNFNDVFVWAVLQQRQQMALFLWQHGEESLARAAVACKLYRSMAFKARQSSMDDHIAERFKAYSLEFGQLAVNVLDCAFRQNEKMAMKLLTSEMEAWSHFTCLQIAVSSSHRPFVSHSCTQTLLTDLWTGPLNMRKNSYLKIILSLLLPPAILLLEFKSKAEMCHVPQSHEAIIFGRDTLKSGETLDETHMAKKDAEHGLTSQDRRLGSRWEGLFPILLHMVSWMTRLYEFYTAPVVKFWFHTISYIAFLMLFSYTILVKMDDQPGVQEWLVILYILTTAVEKTREVLMSEPRKLSQKLKIWFSEYWNLSDFLAIVLFLFALVMRWHADPYRTVGRLAYCLDIIFWFVRVMDLLAVNQHAGPYLTMITKMTSNMFFIVVMMAIVLLSFGVSRKAILSPDEDPSWSLARDVVFQPYWMIYGEVYASEIDPCDDGQPCAPASFLTAFLQAVYMFFQYIIMVNILIAFFNNIYFDMASTSNKLWKYNRYRYIMTYQDRPWLPPPLIFLSHVTFGLRAIYKRLNGNAEGDERSSGLKLYLARDDRKKLHEFEEKCVQAYLYEKNQDLHSSQMNRIRLTADRAEEMCTMVGEVSEKVNIIQDNLTKLDSQLGQLQDLSALAVDTLTLLSASDNLHQEEARLAQSQLLQTSQHVLPHSWTLHRGGSEDDVSNTRRLMCKSCKSTPPSLIKGYILRHAPQESHLGIRGSRGEGEGQMEEGEKELPDAHHPRELYVGVSRSTSVLHLHGVENHLSGFTDQTPYESRGTSPCGSPLSFKIADGGLESPHYKVWSCDPHLYPNREEIDMEEEKDQGSEDEQIVDESRDDTQLHSVSRPFVKSPRSGYLSRDHPYGYCRSLSSSVENMTFFGRSQIPRGESFPFLNKVLNKQGGKRNFRDDTSLQWSRSREWSKSSDFPQALNRRKTPNRKIVKIQESSPANGTMHIFLSDACWKRWQKLKGEPACWSASTSLSHLNFEPLDLQKQVCSYQDPLSPTHSAWSSWTKSMSRRSSLQSAIAVEGSSSFQSTDLLYSHYSAMERNNLMRLAHTIPFTPVSILGGEEVSIYSLEEVHSQADPESSTVSSWSSRGLSAMLQPLPSEEGSLDGGLRQGCRVLCTWAEQDVLIPGMVYVVKAFRPEVVSAWQKYFSGSTALQLCLREIQQQRAAHRMMQVFNQIKPPNIQHSPKFLDVSLVLWHTNGQWLTIERNMSGNFQKYNNNTGEEITPSCSLEELLLAFSHWTYEYSCREMLVLDVQGVGEELTDPTVIMADMHSSSRGEMLFGPDNLGESAINAFLQKHSCGACCHTLGLSALRRHLDTCKNSGEAEPTPGETEQEDEGVNNV